In a genomic window of Erigeron canadensis isolate Cc75 chromosome 5, C_canadensis_v1, whole genome shotgun sequence:
- the LOC122600693 gene encoding transmembrane emp24 domain-containing protein p24delta3-like: MGGEKLGRVATAGVLILILFIITVMVEKSESVWMNLPKSGSKCVTEEIHNNVVVVGDYVVISDDHLHPTPTISAKVTSPYGNILHHKENITHGQFAFTSSEAGLYLTCFWPDRPNEGGALSVNIDWKMGIAAKDWDSVARKEKIEGVELELRKLEGAVEAIHDNLLYLKNRESIMRGVSETTNSRVAWYSILSLGICIFASCAQLWYLTRFFQKKKLI; the protein is encoded by the exons ATGGGGGGTGAGAAATTAGGTAGGGTGGCCACAGCAGgtgtattaatattaatattattcatAATAACGGTGATGGTGGAAAAAAGTGAAAGTGTATGgatgaatctaccaaaatcaggAAGCAAATGTGTCACTGAAGAAATCCATAACAACGTTGTTGTCGTTGGTGATTACGTTGTTATTTCCGATGATCATCTTCATCCTACTCCTACCATTTCCGCTAAG GTTACATCGCCTTACGGAAACATCCTTCACCATAAAGAGAATATAACACATGGTCAATTTGCATTTACATCAAGCGAGGCTGGGCTGTATCTAACATGTTTCTGGCCAGACCGCCCTAATGAAGGTGGTGCCTTAAGTGTTAATATTGACTGGAAAATGGGTATTGCAGCAAAGGACTGGGACTCGGTTGCTAGGAAGGAAAAGATTGAG GGTGTTGAGCTTGAGTTGAGAAAGCTTGAAGGAGCTGTGGAGGCCATTCATGATAATTTGTTATACCTCAAGAACAG AGAATCAATAATGAGAGGAGTGAGTGAGACTACCAATTCTCGTGTGGCCTGGTACAGTATCTTATCGTTGGGTATCTGCATTTTCGCTTCATGTGCACAACTATGGTATTTGACGCGCTTCTTCCAAAAGAAGAAACTGATATAG